The sequence AGAGCCAGAATCTTGAACGAGGGATGACGGCTAATAAACGAAGCAATCGGTTTGGAGGCCACCAGCATGATGCCTACCGTGACGATGACGGCGGTGTACATCACCCAAAGCTGCTCGACCATTCCGACAGCCGTAATAATGGAGTCGATGGAAAATACCAGATCCAGGATGAGAACCTGGATCAGCAAATCCCGAAATGTGGCTTTGGCCGTATCCGGCGCATTGGCATCGTCGCCCAGTTCGGCTTTATGGTAAATCTCTTTGGTACTTTTGTAAATCAGGAATAATCCACCTGCCAGTAAAATCAGCCCCTTTCCCGTGATGGCGATACCCGATATAACAAACAGGGTTTGGTCGAGCTCCATGATCCAGGCAATGAGAGCGAGCAGCCCTAACCGCATGACCATCGATAGTCCGATACCCCAGTAGCGTAACCTGTCGCGCTGTTCATCCGGTAGCTTATCGGCCAGAATAGAGATAAAAATGATGTTGTCAATGCCCAGAATGGTTTCCAGAACGATCAGTGTCAAAAGGGGAACAATATTATCGGCCAATTGCATGGAGGTAGCTCCGTT comes from Spirosoma aureum and encodes:
- a CDS encoding TerC family protein, coding for MQLADNIVPLLTLIVLETILGIDNIIFISILADKLPDEQRDRLRYWGIGLSMVMRLGLLALIAWIMELDQTLFVISGIAITGKGLILLAGGLFLIYKSTKEIYHKAELGDDANAPDTAKATFRDLLIQVLILDLVFSIDSIITAVGMVEQLWVMYTAVIVTVGIMLVASKPIASFISRHPSFKILALCFLLIIGMSLVAEGLHVEIPKGYIYFSMAFAFLVDVIQMKTVRPGKPGN